A genomic window from Populus nigra chromosome 7, ddPopNigr1.1, whole genome shotgun sequence includes:
- the LOC133699137 gene encoding expansin-A20-like → MGALKAMLLYLIMHQTWKITADDEEWKSATATYVKETNGSIVVEGACGYADLHKATYGKYSAGLSSMLFNRGSTCGACFEVRCVDHILWCLQGSPSVILTATDFCPPNYGLSADYGGWCNFPKEHFEMSEAAFTEIAEKKADIVPVQHRRVKCERRGGLRFTVSGNFHFYQVLISNVGLDGEVIAVKVKGSKTAWIPMARNWGQNWQSNVNLIGQPLSFEVTTSSRKTLTSYNVAPANWQFGQTFEGKQF, encoded by the exons ATGGGTGCTCTAAAAGCCATGCTTCTCTACTTGATTATGCACCAGACATGGAAGATCACCGCTGATGATGAGGAATGGAAGTCTGCCACTGCAACATACGTTAAGGAAACAAATGGATCAATCGTTGTAG AAGGTGCTTGTGGGTATGCGGACCTTCACAAGGCCACCTATGGAAAGTACAGTGCTGGACTAAGTAGCATGCTGTTCAACAGAGGGAGTACCTGTGGGGCTTGCTTCGAGGTCAGATGTGTCGACCACATCTTATGGTGCCTGCAGGGTAGCCCCTCGGTCATTCTCACTGCAACAGATTTCTGTCCTCCAAATTACGGGCTTTCGGCGGATTATGGTGGCTGGTGTAATTTCCCGAAAGAACACTTCGAGATGTCAGAGGCAGCATTTACTGAAATCGCAGAGAAAAAAGCCGATATTGTGCCAGTTCAACACAGAAG GGTGAAGTGTGAAAGAAGGGGTGGGCTGAGATTCACAGTGAGTGGAAATTTTCACTTCTATCAAGTCCTGATCTCCAATGTGGGGTTGGATGGTGAGGTGATTGCTGTGAAAGTGAAGGGTTCGAAAACAGCATGGATACCTATGGCAAGAAACTGGGGACAAAACTGGCAATCTAATGTCAACCTTATTGGACAGCCTCTATCTTTCGAGGTTACAACCAGCAGCAGAAAAACACTCACATCTTACAATGTTGCACCAGCAAACTGGCAATTCGGTCAGACATTTGAAGGCAAACAATTCTAG
- the LOC133699357 gene encoding uncharacterized protein LOC133699357 yields MEECMRKLALWHTRTFNPIMTHEELEPLMTTMGFVGLPPSSSSSWKEYAYMAKPSKYYKYCYDHSEEQSPVPPRPKLPYPKIDGLHLYTYQAFIDSVNLYLEMSDISDLFHVRGMPLSRNVDRDWKWRRMEEEETVFVYREGTLDQTTYHLYHLKKPSSGNGDDSVLIRDKGKNAPITCIVPLKDIIVV; encoded by the exons ATGGAGGAGTGCATGAGAAAGCTAGCTTTATGGCACACTCGAACATTCAATCCCATTATGACTCACGAAGAGCTTGAACCCCTCATGACTACCATGGGCTTCGTGGGGCTCCCTCCATCTTCCTCTTCGTCTTGGAAGGAGTACGCTTACATGGCTAAGCCGTCTAAATATTACAAATACTGCTACGATCACTCGGAGGAGCAGTCGCCAGTGCCACCGCGACCCAAGCTGCCTTACCCTAAGATAGATGGCCTCCACCTATATACTTACCAAGCTTTCATCGACTCCGTTAACCTCTACCTCGAGATGTCTGACATCTCCGATCTCTTCCACGTCAG ggGAATGCCGCTTTCTCGAAATGTGGATAGAGATTGGAAGTGGCGTCGAATGGAAGAAGAGGAGACTGTGTTTGTTTATAGAGAAGGGACTCTAGATCAAACGACTTACCATCTCTATCATTTGAAGAAGCCAAGCAGTGGCAATGGCGATGATTCTGTGCTCATTCGTGACAAGGGCAAAAATGCTCCCATTACATGCATCGTCCCTTTGAAAGACATTATAGTTGTATGA